In Bradyrhizobium guangxiense, one DNA window encodes the following:
- a CDS encoding ABC transporter ATP-binding protein encodes MTEPLLEVDQLNVGYGEGIVISGLSFAIEAGGSLAVLGRNGAGKSTLMLALAGHLTPRSGRIRFRGNEIADLAPHRRCRLGIGWVPQGREIFAPLTVEENLQIAATNGPWTIERIFEMFPSLKARRTNFGDQLSGGEQQMLAIGRALVTTPRLLLLDEPLEGLAPVVAQDVARCITAITETESMAVILIEQHAGFALRLARQAIILERGIAVRNGESSAIAADRGALEQYVGIRKPGRAA; translated from the coding sequence GTGACTGAGCCGCTGCTCGAGGTCGACCAGCTCAACGTGGGCTATGGTGAAGGAATCGTCATCAGCGGACTGTCCTTCGCGATTGAGGCCGGCGGCTCTCTTGCGGTTCTGGGCCGAAACGGGGCCGGAAAATCAACCCTGATGCTCGCCCTTGCGGGTCATCTCACGCCCCGCTCGGGGCGAATTCGTTTTCGCGGCAACGAGATCGCCGACCTAGCGCCACACCGGCGATGCCGACTGGGCATCGGGTGGGTGCCGCAAGGCCGCGAGATATTCGCCCCCCTCACTGTCGAGGAGAACCTGCAGATTGCCGCGACGAACGGACCTTGGACAATCGAGCGCATCTTCGAGATGTTTCCAAGTCTGAAGGCACGTCGCACCAATTTCGGAGATCAGCTGTCGGGCGGCGAACAGCAGATGCTGGCGATCGGTCGAGCCCTGGTGACGACCCCGCGCTTGCTGCTGCTCGACGAGCCGCTCGAAGGCCTCGCCCCCGTCGTCGCGCAGGACGTCGCGCGCTGCATCACCGCGATCACCGAGACCGAGAGCATGGCGGTCATTCTGATCGAGCAGCACGCAGGCTTCGCGCTCAGGCTGGCGCGGCAGGCGATCATCCTGGAGCGCGGCATTGCCGTTCGCAACGGAGAAAGCAGCGCTAT